In the Mya arenaria isolate MELC-2E11 chromosome 11, ASM2691426v1 genome, one interval contains:
- the LOC128208813 gene encoding uncharacterized protein LOC128208813: MSNSTRKDGRKAKDAGDQFKGRWRNKKQDMDDTKQKELERNVPRSSHRKDGETKMDNDVHGSPSTANKIEKKQGKKRPANQCSYAHYTNSESRSNDWHSTPRHAQAQELLLRQTEASKQMLYGVFGNVITILEEHEKRTSAIGKRKMKQSDIAIPDQSWKTNADVKANLETQLLLFQTQSKACPEKVKLSVNRELRRKTIAWFGVREESNIDLDETDIYACRLYEILVQGATKHEILDRPRTQVTEKTIRETLPKIFKGKNDARELDDSFKKDTHKKAEAPKTRQAEVDDAYLFGLSRIERTEPKLKQFVDIDRSSLQHEGPDSIL, from the exons atgTCAAATTCCACAAGAAAGGACGGAAGGAAAGCGAAAGATGCAGGAGATCAATTTAAAGGCCGTTGGCGAAATAAAAAACAGGATATGGATGATACGAAACAAAAag AACTTGAAAGGAACGTTCCACGCAGCTCACATCGCAAGGATGGCGAGACGAAGATGGATAATGACGTTCATGGGTCTCCGTCGACAGCAAACaaaattgagaaaaaacaaGGCAAAAAGCGCCCTGCTAATCAGTGTTCATATGCCCACTATACAAATTCTGAGTCTAGATCCAATGATTGGCATTCAACCCCAAGGCATGCACAGGCGCAAGAGCTGTTACTTAGACAGACAGAAG CTAGTAAGCAGATGCTGTATGGAGTGTTTGGGAACGTCATCACTATTTTAGAGGAGCACGAAAAACGCACTTCGGCTATTggcaaaagaaaaatgaaacaatcaGACATCGCCATTCCGGACCAGTCATGGAAGACAAATGCAGAT GTTAAAGCCAACTTGGAGACGCAATTATTACTCTTCCAAACTCAGAGTAAAGCTTGTCCTGAAAAAGTAAAACTTTCTGTCAATCGTGAACTGAGACGAAAAACTATTGCATGGTTTGGAGTCAGGGAGGAGTCAAATATCGACCTCGACGAAACAGACATATATGCTTGCAGGCTGTATGAAATTCTTGTCCAAGGAGCAACCAAACATGAGATCTTAGACAGGCCTAG GACTCAGGTAACAGAGAAAACTATACGCGAGACTTTGCCTAAAATTTTCAAAGGCAAAAACGATGCGCGTGAGCTTGACGATTCTTTCAAAAAGGACACACACAAGAAGGCAGAAGCACCTAAAACGCGCCAAGCAGAAGTCGATGATGCGTATTTGTTTG gtTTATCCCGCATCGAAAGGACAGAACCAAAGTTGAAACAATTCGTGGACATTGATAGGTCATCTCTTCAACACGAGGGACCAGACAGCATTctgtaa